The following proteins come from a genomic window of Edaphobacter sp. 4G125:
- a CDS encoding ArsR/SmtB family transcription factor, with the protein MPSINVPLISIALADPTRFGILRSISSCEMISSHALCEMFGVTPATVSHHLQQLRLASLVVSSRDGRWRRHKVNREVLGAYVSALSKLALVHTEAHEDSASV; encoded by the coding sequence ATGCCAAGCATCAACGTGCCATTGATCTCCATCGCGCTTGCCGATCCGACGCGCTTTGGAATCCTTAGATCGATCTCCAGTTGTGAAATGATCTCTTCCCACGCCCTATGCGAGATGTTCGGCGTCACGCCCGCCACCGTTTCGCACCACCTGCAACAGCTCCGCCTCGCTTCGTTAGTAGTGTCGTCTCGCGATGGGCGCTGGAGACGGCACAAGGTCAATCGAGAGGTCTTGGGTGCTTATGTGTCAGCTCTCTCAAAGCTCGCGTTGGTTCACACCGAAGCCCACGAAGATTCGGCGTCGGTATGA
- a CDS encoding tyrosine-type recombinase/integrase — MREDFMRGVFEKPVGSGVWWINYYVDGKRRREKVGKKDLANKLYQKRRGDIVSGRKLPELRDSKSLRFSELIDDALEYVADHKDFRSYVSKAGIVREALGKKLANELTPQEIERWLRSHCKTPATANRYKAFISLCYREGVHNGKVTINPARLVRHRREGSGRLRFLTRDEYVRLYKVIERKFPEHLAEFIISVNTGMRLSEQYSLTWSQVHLDRRTVDLIETKNGSARTVHLNDDSTSAFESLRRKGQKATDPIFVKQGPRFDTRSWFVPSLEEAEIEDYVWHSNRHTFCSWLAMAGASIKEIQELAGHKTITMSARYSHLSPEHRLSVIDRISSRPSE, encoded by the coding sequence ATGCGCGAGGACTTTATGCGTGGAGTTTTTGAGAAACCGGTAGGTAGTGGTGTTTGGTGGATTAACTATTATGTCGATGGCAAGCGTCGTCGAGAAAAAGTTGGCAAGAAGGATCTCGCCAACAAGCTGTATCAGAAGCGCCGCGGAGATATCGTCTCGGGACGTAAGCTGCCCGAGTTGCGAGACTCGAAGTCGCTACGCTTCTCTGAACTCATTGATGATGCTCTTGAGTATGTAGCCGACCACAAGGACTTCCGCAGCTACGTCAGTAAAGCTGGAATCGTAAGGGAAGCACTGGGCAAGAAGCTGGCTAACGAACTGACCCCTCAGGAAATCGAGCGCTGGTTACGCAGCCACTGCAAGACACCAGCTACGGCGAATCGCTACAAGGCGTTTATCTCGCTTTGCTATCGAGAGGGTGTCCACAATGGCAAGGTGACAATCAATCCCGCTCGGTTAGTGCGCCACCGCCGAGAAGGATCAGGACGGCTGCGATTTCTCACGCGCGACGAGTATGTACGTCTCTATAAGGTAATCGAGAGGAAGTTTCCAGAACACCTAGCAGAGTTCATCATTTCGGTGAATACAGGCATGCGTCTCTCCGAGCAATACTCGCTCACGTGGAGCCAAGTTCATCTTGACCGTCGTACGGTAGACCTCATTGAAACCAAGAATGGTTCCGCTCGCACGGTCCATCTCAACGATGATTCGACTTCAGCGTTCGAGAGCCTCCGTCGTAAAGGGCAGAAAGCTACCGATCCTATCTTCGTAAAGCAGGGCCCACGCTTTGATACACGGTCATGGTTTGTGCCGAGTCTGGAAGAGGCCGAAATCGAAGATTATGTTTGGCACTCGAATCGCCATACGTTCTGTTCCTGGCTGGCGATGGCTGGTGCTTCCATCAAAGAGATTCAGGAACTCGCAGGTCATAAGACAATCACGATGTCTGCACGCTATAGCCACCTGTCACCGGAACATCGCCTCTCGGTGATCGATCGGATTTCTTCCAGACCATCCGAATAG
- a CDS encoding LysR family transcriptional regulator, producing the protein MSLLVDIRLQMAAVTLAEEMNFTRAADRLRITQPALSKQIAELESRLGFVVFERDQKHVELTEAGQVFVRGCKDSLAILEKAIRTARATQEEIQPVVTIGHSPYVCPVLVSALLSVNLPLYPSLRLRMESRFASELVHSVLSAELDIALLEEPIDSPLLTLVPLVTAPLHAVMSLDHPAAQQRSVSIEDFTNVGWMMFPKKANPALYDRLFESAKQLGVSPIELHHYMTPQEVVQLISENFGVAFMPPGVAEQIAGNNFVSRPLTSKALEFTSYLALRADQSSRLVNEFGRAFLKKAVPNGQHGDASGQMSLKL; encoded by the coding sequence TTGTCTTTACTCGTTGATATCCGCCTTCAGATGGCCGCAGTCACACTGGCCGAAGAGATGAACTTTACACGAGCGGCAGACCGGCTGAGGATTACGCAGCCTGCCCTTAGCAAGCAGATTGCCGAGCTAGAAAGCCGCCTGGGCTTTGTGGTCTTCGAGCGCGATCAGAAACACGTCGAGCTCACAGAAGCGGGCCAAGTGTTCGTTCGTGGCTGCAAGGATTCGTTGGCCATCTTGGAGAAGGCAATACGTACTGCTCGCGCGACACAAGAAGAGATTCAGCCGGTCGTTACGATAGGACACAGTCCCTACGTCTGTCCCGTCTTGGTTTCGGCTTTACTTTCTGTGAATCTACCTCTTTATCCGAGTCTTCGTTTGCGGATGGAGAGCCGCTTCGCAAGTGAACTCGTTCACAGCGTTCTTTCTGCAGAACTTGATATCGCTCTTCTCGAAGAGCCGATTGATAGTCCTCTTCTCACTTTGGTGCCGCTCGTTACGGCCCCTCTTCACGCAGTGATGTCTCTTGATCATCCCGCAGCTCAGCAGCGGTCTGTGAGCATTGAAGACTTTACAAATGTGGGGTGGATGATGTTTCCGAAGAAAGCAAATCCTGCGCTCTACGACCGTCTTTTTGAGAGCGCAAAGCAATTAGGGGTGTCACCTATTGAGCTCCATCACTACATGACTCCTCAGGAAGTAGTGCAACTCATCTCCGAGAACTTTGGTGTGGCTTTTATGCCGCCTGGGGTAGCGGAACAGATCGCGGGAAACAACTTCGTAAGTCGTCCCCTCACATCGAAGGCTCTTGAGTTCACGTCCTACCTAGCCCTAAGGGCGGACCAGTCTTCGCGTCTAGTAAACGAGTTTGGGAGAGCGTTCCTCAAGAAAGCAGTTCCGAACGGTCAGCACGGCGATGCCTCAGGTCAGATGTCGCTCAAGCTGTAG
- the mak gene encoding fructokinase: MQNNLPSAVEPEMRIGIDLGGTKIEALALDFKGVELARHRIDTPRDDYKGTIAAITGLVHLLESKTGKKGSVGAGIPGSISEKTGLVKNANSTWLNGRPLDKDLSAVLGREVRIANDANCLAVSEATDGAAAGKRVVFGVILGTGCGGGVAVNGRVHAGPNGTGGEWGHNPLPWPSAEENPGPVCYCGKPGCMEMWVSGTGLARDYQATTGKQRTAREVIAAFEAGEKEALAVVERLEDRLARGLANVINILDPDVFVLGGGLSLTKHLYESLPKRLPTYVFGGEVDTPILQAKFGDSSGVRGAAWLWPIVR; the protein is encoded by the coding sequence GTGCAGAACAATTTGCCTTCGGCGGTTGAGCCGGAGATGCGTATCGGGATCGATTTAGGTGGAACGAAGATTGAAGCGCTGGCCCTTGATTTTAAGGGTGTAGAACTTGCCCGGCATCGCATCGATACCCCTAGAGACGACTACAAAGGAACGATCGCCGCGATTACAGGGTTGGTTCACCTTTTGGAGTCGAAGACGGGCAAAAAGGGAAGCGTGGGCGCGGGAATTCCAGGAAGTATCTCGGAGAAGACTGGTCTGGTGAAGAACGCGAACTCGACGTGGCTGAATGGACGTCCTTTAGATAAAGATCTTTCTGCCGTGTTAGGGCGCGAGGTACGGATTGCCAACGACGCGAACTGCCTTGCGGTTTCAGAAGCAACGGATGGAGCGGCTGCAGGAAAGCGTGTTGTCTTCGGGGTGATCCTGGGGACCGGATGTGGCGGTGGCGTGGCGGTGAACGGCCGTGTACATGCAGGGCCAAATGGAACTGGTGGGGAGTGGGGACATAATCCTCTACCCTGGCCGAGCGCAGAAGAAAATCCGGGCCCTGTTTGCTATTGCGGAAAACCTGGCTGCATGGAGATGTGGGTCTCTGGAACAGGGTTGGCACGGGACTATCAGGCGACGACAGGAAAGCAACGCACGGCGCGAGAGGTGATCGCGGCATTTGAAGCAGGAGAAAAAGAGGCGTTAGCGGTTGTCGAACGCCTGGAGGATCGCCTTGCACGCGGTCTGGCTAATGTTATTAATATTCTCGATCCTGATGTCTTTGTGCTTGGAGGAGGGCTCTCGCTCACGAAGCACCTTTATGAAAGTCTGCCGAAACGTCTTCCGACGTATGTGTTCGGAGGAGAAGTGGACACTCCGATTCTACAGGCGAAATTTGGTGATTCGAGTGGTGTACGTGGCGCCGCGTGGTTATGGCCTATTGTTCGTTAG